A single genomic interval of Juglans regia cultivar Chandler chromosome 1, Walnut 2.0, whole genome shotgun sequence harbors:
- the LOC108998649 gene encoding transmembrane ascorbate ferrireductase 1, translated as MALGVKAIPFTFVVHVLGIAGLILVLVWTIDFRGGLAWESTNKSLIFNIHPVLMLIGLIIIGGEAIISYKSLPLSKEKKKLVHLVLHAIALILGIIGVYAAFKYHNESSIANLYSLHSWLGIGIIVLYAIQWIYGFLVFFYPGGSGELRSACIPWHVVFGLVVYVLAVGNASLGFLEKLTFLENSGVAKYGSEAFLVNFTAVITILFGAFVVLSVLSQAPAEDDHSYSAI; from the exons ATGGCACTGGGTGTGAAGGCTATTCCATTCACCTTTGTGGTACACGTGCTGGGAATTGCAGGTCTGATTTTGGTGTTGGTTTGGACCATAGATTTCAGAGGCGGTTTAGCATGGGAATCTACCAACAAGAGCCTCATCTTCAAT ATCCATCCTGTGCTTATGTTGATAGGCTTAATCATCATAGGGGGTGaag CCATAATCAGTTATAAATCACTTCCTTTGagtaaagagaagaagaagttggTACATCTGGTGCTCCATGCTATTGCTCTGATACTCGGTATCATCGGAGTTTATGCTGCTTTCAAATATCATAACGAGAGCTCCATCGCTAATCTTTACAGCTTGCATTCCTGGCTTGGAATTGGTATTATTGTCCTCTACGCTATTCAG TGGATATACGGGTTCCTGGTCTTCTTCTACCCAGGAGGATCTGGTGAGCTTAGGAGCGCCTGTATTCCTTGGCATGTGGTATTTGGATTGGTCGTGTACGTGCTGGCGGTGGGCAATGCTTCATTAGGGTTCTTGGAGAAGCTTACTTTCCTGGAAAATTCTGGGGTCGCCAAGTATGGCTCGGAGGCCTTCCTTGTCAACTTTACCGCCGTTATCACGATATTGTTTGGTGCCTTTGTTGTGTTATCTGTGCTTTCTCAGGCTCCAGCAGAAGATGACCATAGCTATTCGGCTATTTAG
- the LOC108998573 gene encoding interaptin-like isoform X2, translating into MFKSWSKKKKVKAVFKLEFQATQVPKLKKSTLMISLVPEDVGKPTLRLEKTAVLDGTCSWENPIYEKVKLIRDTKTGKLHEKIYHFIVSTGSSKSGYLGESSIDFSDFAAESTPSTVSLPLKFANSGAVLHVTIQKMEEPTDQKDGDEYGAASLSHDENLKNQPDDGSADENNYNFAEIAEQNGIFRASTGSSATLASCWDISPIQSTQQDLGFRSNRVHNEPASDFRQNSMHQKGIVDSITTIDRAHRRWNTDCSVDSASDGSLVDSINSLEDNLPREKLQEASDHDSIKKLENEIATLMRQAELSEIEVQSLRRQVVKERKQGENLSRNMISLKEEKDALKIECEQLKSVQKRSNEAEAPKTSQSIINARARLEAMRQELNHEKNISKDLKLQLQKTQDSNSELIQAVRDLEEMLERKNREITDISTTNLNGDKNPTLEEVAKEYNYSEEVDLLKQNITDLNGEIDFYKKHKEELDMHMKQLIWDYELLEQQNHDISLNLEQTQIKQQMTQSECAVSLATIKELESKIGRLEGKIKQQEEEFSESLISINELEGQVESLEKELEKQAQRFEEDLNAMTCAKTELEQIAIRAEEASRKTRWNNAVVVERLQEELRSISVEMASKLDEQEKQAMKALKEANELRLQKRTLEEMLQKANEELEVIKDQNEAKQQKFLNQIHLNEKEIEKISLELDQKCMQLEFAQNHERENHEAISMEIQMLRAEVERLTKEKYNFFDQPIDDKEMHMQIWNKEKDDLEKKIALAKKEAEKMHEELITMRSSKDEKEAMNNNLLSEVEKLKARHDELKHGLEREELEKENLRKQIFQLKYQLQKKEEEIASIEKKLMNCNGQSEKKENVKEKLLLSKMSTTEGMSLQKGINVASHERIIEIHPEKELKVCTYTKDDCNAATMFSEVALLKERNKYMEKELKEMEDRYSEISLRFAEVEGERQQLVMTVRNLKNGKKN; encoded by the exons ATGTTCAAGTCATGgagcaagaagaagaaggtcaAAGCAGTGTTCAAATTGGAGTTTCAGGCAACTCAG GTGCCAAAGTTGAAAAAATCTACATTGATGATATCTTTGGTGCCAGAGGATGTTGGAAAGCCGACGCTGAGACTAGAGAAAACTGCAGTTCTGGATGGAACGTGTTCATGGGAGAATCCTATCTACGAGAAAGTGAAGCTCATCAGGGATACCAAAACAGGAAAACTCCACGAGAAGATTTACCATTTCATTGTTTCAACT GGATCATCGAAATCTGGTTATCTCGGAGAAAGCTCCATTGATTTCTCAGATTTTGCTGCAGAGTCCACACCATCGACTGTTTCTCTGCCCCTTAAGTTCGCGAACTCTGGCGCTGTTCTCcat GTGACAATTCAGAAGATGGAGGAACCTACTGATCAAAA AGATGGTGATGAGTATGGAGCTGCATCGCTTTCCCACGATGAAAACTTGAAGAACCAACCGGACGATGGCAGTGCAGACGAAAACAATTACAATTTTGCTGAG ATTGCTGAACAAAATGGCATTTTCAGAGCATCTACTGGCTCTAGTGCTACATTAGCATCATGCTGGGATATCAGCCCTATACAAAGTACACAACAAGATCTTGGATTCAGAAGTAATCGCGTCCATAATGAACCTGCCTCAGATTTCAGACAAAATTCGATGCATCAGAAGGGAATTGTTGATTCGATCACCACAATAGACCGTGCACATCGAAGATGGAACACGGATTGTTCAGTGGATTCAGCTTCAGATGGAAGTTTAGTCGACTCAATAAACAGCCTTGAGGACAACCTTCCAAGAGAAAAGTTGCAGGAGGCTTCAGATCATGATTCCATAAAAAAACTCGAAAATGAAATTGCAACTCTGATGAGGCAAGCAGAATTATCTGAAATTGAAGTGCAATCGCTTCGGAGACAAGTTGTGAAAGAGAGGAAGCAAGGAGAGAATCTATCAAGAAACATGATTAGTCTTAAAGAGGAGAAAGATGCTCTCAAAATAGAATGTGAACAACTCAAGTCAGTGCAGAAACGTAGTAACGAGGCAGAAGCTCCAAAAACATCACAGTCGATCATAAATGCAAGAGCTCGATTAGAAGCAATGAGACAAGAGCTTAATCATGAAAAGAACATAAGCAAGGATCTTAAGTTACAGCTGCAGAAGACACAAGACTCGAACTCTGAGTTAATTCAAGCAGTGAGAGATCTCGAAGAAATGCTGGAGAGAAAAAATAGGGAAATTACTGATATTTCCACTACCAATTTGAATGGGGATAAAAATCCTACACTGGAAGAAGTGGCCAAAGAGTACAATTACTCGGAGGAAGTAGACCTGTTGAAGCAGAATATCACAGACCTGAATGGTGAAATAGACTTCTACAAGAAACACAAGGAAGAGCTAGACATGCACATGAAACAGCTCATCTGGGACTATGAGCTTTTGGAGCAGCAAAACCATGATATCTCATTGAATTTAGAGCAAACCCAAATAAAACAACAGATGACACAGAGTGAATGTGCGGTGTCTTTGGCTACAATAAAAGAACTTGAATCCAAGATAGGGAGATTAGAAGGAAAAATCAAGCAGCAGGAAGAGGAATTCTCAGAATCTTTGATCTCCATAAATGAACTCGAAGGTCAGGTTGAGAGTTTAGAGAAAGAACTGGAGAAGCAGGCTCAGAGATTTGAAGAAGATCTAAATGCCATGACATGTGCCAAAACTGAGCTGGAGCAGATAGCCATCCGAGCAGAGGAGGCCTCGAGGAAGACAAGGTGGAACAATGCTGTTGTGGTTGAGCGTCTCCAGGAGGAGTTGAGAAGTATTTCTGTGGAAATGGCATCTAAGCTTGATGAGCAAGAGAAGCAGGCCATGAAAGCATTGAAAGAAGCCAATGAGTTGCGTCTGCAGAAACGAACTCTGGAAGAAATGCTCCAGAAAGCTAATGAAGAGCTTGAAGTAATCAAAGATCAGAATGAAGCAAAACAGCAAAAGTTTCTGAACCAAATACAtctaaatgaaaaggaaatagagaagatatCATTGGAACTAGACCAAAAGTGCATGCAACTTGAATTTGCACAAAATCATGAGAGAGAAAACCATGAGGCTATCTCGATGGAGATCCAAATGCTTAGAGCAGAAGTAGAAAGGCTCACCAAAGAAAAGTATAACTTCTTTGATCAGCCAATTGATGACAAAGAGATGCACATGCAAATTTGGAACAAAGAAAAGGAtgatttggagaaaaaaatagctTTAGCAAAGAAGGAAGCAGAAAAAATGCATGAAGAATTAATTACCATGAGGTCCTCAAAAGATGAGAAGGAAGCGATGAATAATAATTTGCTGTCAGAAGTGGAAAAGCTGAAAGCCCGACATGATGAGTTAAAACATGGCCTGGAAAGAGAAGAATTGGAGAAAGAAAACTTAAGGAAACAGATATTTCAACTGAAGTATCAGCTacagaagaaggaagaagaaatcgCCAGTATCGAGAAGAAGCTCATGAATTGCAATGGACAGtctgaaaaaaaggaaaatgtcaAAGAAAAGTTACTGCTTTCTAAAATGAGCACTACAGAAGGCATGTCATTGCAGAAAGGAATAAATGTAGCATCACATGAAAG GATTATAGAAATTCACCCTGAGAAAGAGCTGAAAGTCTGCACCTATACCAAGGATGACTGTAACGCTGCCACCATGTTCTCTGAAGTGGCATTACTGAAGGAAAGGAACAAATATATGGAAAAAGAGCTGAAAGAAATGGAAGATAGATATTCAGAAATAAGTCTTAGATTTGCAGAGGTAGAGGGTGAAAGGCAACAACTAGTGATGACTGTACGCAACCTCAAGAATGGTAAGAAGAATTAG
- the LOC108998573 gene encoding interaptin-like isoform X1, with product MFKSWSKKKKVKAVFKLEFQATQVPKLKKSTLMISLVPEDVGKPTLRLEKTAVLDGTCSWENPIYEKVKLIRDTKTGKLHEKIYHFIVSTGSSKSGYLGESSIDFSDFAAESTPSTVSLPLKFANSGAVLHVTIQKMEEPTDQKDGDEYGAASLSHDENLKNQPDDGSADENNYNFAEHKHLNETTSQIAEQNGIFRASTGSSATLASCWDISPIQSTQQDLGFRSNRVHNEPASDFRQNSMHQKGIVDSITTIDRAHRRWNTDCSVDSASDGSLVDSINSLEDNLPREKLQEASDHDSIKKLENEIATLMRQAELSEIEVQSLRRQVVKERKQGENLSRNMISLKEEKDALKIECEQLKSVQKRSNEAEAPKTSQSIINARARLEAMRQELNHEKNISKDLKLQLQKTQDSNSELIQAVRDLEEMLERKNREITDISTTNLNGDKNPTLEEVAKEYNYSEEVDLLKQNITDLNGEIDFYKKHKEELDMHMKQLIWDYELLEQQNHDISLNLEQTQIKQQMTQSECAVSLATIKELESKIGRLEGKIKQQEEEFSESLISINELEGQVESLEKELEKQAQRFEEDLNAMTCAKTELEQIAIRAEEASRKTRWNNAVVVERLQEELRSISVEMASKLDEQEKQAMKALKEANELRLQKRTLEEMLQKANEELEVIKDQNEAKQQKFLNQIHLNEKEIEKISLELDQKCMQLEFAQNHERENHEAISMEIQMLRAEVERLTKEKYNFFDQPIDDKEMHMQIWNKEKDDLEKKIALAKKEAEKMHEELITMRSSKDEKEAMNNNLLSEVEKLKARHDELKHGLEREELEKENLRKQIFQLKYQLQKKEEEIASIEKKLMNCNGQSEKKENVKEKLLLSKMSTTEGMSLQKGINVASHERIIEIHPEKELKVCTYTKDDCNAATMFSEVALLKERNKYMEKELKEMEDRYSEISLRFAEVEGERQQLVMTVRNLKNGKKN from the exons ATGTTCAAGTCATGgagcaagaagaagaaggtcaAAGCAGTGTTCAAATTGGAGTTTCAGGCAACTCAG GTGCCAAAGTTGAAAAAATCTACATTGATGATATCTTTGGTGCCAGAGGATGTTGGAAAGCCGACGCTGAGACTAGAGAAAACTGCAGTTCTGGATGGAACGTGTTCATGGGAGAATCCTATCTACGAGAAAGTGAAGCTCATCAGGGATACCAAAACAGGAAAACTCCACGAGAAGATTTACCATTTCATTGTTTCAACT GGATCATCGAAATCTGGTTATCTCGGAGAAAGCTCCATTGATTTCTCAGATTTTGCTGCAGAGTCCACACCATCGACTGTTTCTCTGCCCCTTAAGTTCGCGAACTCTGGCGCTGTTCTCcat GTGACAATTCAGAAGATGGAGGAACCTACTGATCAAAA AGATGGTGATGAGTATGGAGCTGCATCGCTTTCCCACGATGAAAACTTGAAGAACCAACCGGACGATGGCAGTGCAGACGAAAACAATTACAATTTTGCTGAG CATAAGCATCTGAATGAAACCACATCTCAGATTGCTGAACAAAATGGCATTTTCAGAGCATCTACTGGCTCTAGTGCTACATTAGCATCATGCTGGGATATCAGCCCTATACAAAGTACACAACAAGATCTTGGATTCAGAAGTAATCGCGTCCATAATGAACCTGCCTCAGATTTCAGACAAAATTCGATGCATCAGAAGGGAATTGTTGATTCGATCACCACAATAGACCGTGCACATCGAAGATGGAACACGGATTGTTCAGTGGATTCAGCTTCAGATGGAAGTTTAGTCGACTCAATAAACAGCCTTGAGGACAACCTTCCAAGAGAAAAGTTGCAGGAGGCTTCAGATCATGATTCCATAAAAAAACTCGAAAATGAAATTGCAACTCTGATGAGGCAAGCAGAATTATCTGAAATTGAAGTGCAATCGCTTCGGAGACAAGTTGTGAAAGAGAGGAAGCAAGGAGAGAATCTATCAAGAAACATGATTAGTCTTAAAGAGGAGAAAGATGCTCTCAAAATAGAATGTGAACAACTCAAGTCAGTGCAGAAACGTAGTAACGAGGCAGAAGCTCCAAAAACATCACAGTCGATCATAAATGCAAGAGCTCGATTAGAAGCAATGAGACAAGAGCTTAATCATGAAAAGAACATAAGCAAGGATCTTAAGTTACAGCTGCAGAAGACACAAGACTCGAACTCTGAGTTAATTCAAGCAGTGAGAGATCTCGAAGAAATGCTGGAGAGAAAAAATAGGGAAATTACTGATATTTCCACTACCAATTTGAATGGGGATAAAAATCCTACACTGGAAGAAGTGGCCAAAGAGTACAATTACTCGGAGGAAGTAGACCTGTTGAAGCAGAATATCACAGACCTGAATGGTGAAATAGACTTCTACAAGAAACACAAGGAAGAGCTAGACATGCACATGAAACAGCTCATCTGGGACTATGAGCTTTTGGAGCAGCAAAACCATGATATCTCATTGAATTTAGAGCAAACCCAAATAAAACAACAGATGACACAGAGTGAATGTGCGGTGTCTTTGGCTACAATAAAAGAACTTGAATCCAAGATAGGGAGATTAGAAGGAAAAATCAAGCAGCAGGAAGAGGAATTCTCAGAATCTTTGATCTCCATAAATGAACTCGAAGGTCAGGTTGAGAGTTTAGAGAAAGAACTGGAGAAGCAGGCTCAGAGATTTGAAGAAGATCTAAATGCCATGACATGTGCCAAAACTGAGCTGGAGCAGATAGCCATCCGAGCAGAGGAGGCCTCGAGGAAGACAAGGTGGAACAATGCTGTTGTGGTTGAGCGTCTCCAGGAGGAGTTGAGAAGTATTTCTGTGGAAATGGCATCTAAGCTTGATGAGCAAGAGAAGCAGGCCATGAAAGCATTGAAAGAAGCCAATGAGTTGCGTCTGCAGAAACGAACTCTGGAAGAAATGCTCCAGAAAGCTAATGAAGAGCTTGAAGTAATCAAAGATCAGAATGAAGCAAAACAGCAAAAGTTTCTGAACCAAATACAtctaaatgaaaaggaaatagagaagatatCATTGGAACTAGACCAAAAGTGCATGCAACTTGAATTTGCACAAAATCATGAGAGAGAAAACCATGAGGCTATCTCGATGGAGATCCAAATGCTTAGAGCAGAAGTAGAAAGGCTCACCAAAGAAAAGTATAACTTCTTTGATCAGCCAATTGATGACAAAGAGATGCACATGCAAATTTGGAACAAAGAAAAGGAtgatttggagaaaaaaatagctTTAGCAAAGAAGGAAGCAGAAAAAATGCATGAAGAATTAATTACCATGAGGTCCTCAAAAGATGAGAAGGAAGCGATGAATAATAATTTGCTGTCAGAAGTGGAAAAGCTGAAAGCCCGACATGATGAGTTAAAACATGGCCTGGAAAGAGAAGAATTGGAGAAAGAAAACTTAAGGAAACAGATATTTCAACTGAAGTATCAGCTacagaagaaggaagaagaaatcgCCAGTATCGAGAAGAAGCTCATGAATTGCAATGGACAGtctgaaaaaaaggaaaatgtcaAAGAAAAGTTACTGCTTTCTAAAATGAGCACTACAGAAGGCATGTCATTGCAGAAAGGAATAAATGTAGCATCACATGAAAG GATTATAGAAATTCACCCTGAGAAAGAGCTGAAAGTCTGCACCTATACCAAGGATGACTGTAACGCTGCCACCATGTTCTCTGAAGTGGCATTACTGAAGGAAAGGAACAAATATATGGAAAAAGAGCTGAAAGAAATGGAAGATAGATATTCAGAAATAAGTCTTAGATTTGCAGAGGTAGAGGGTGAAAGGCAACAACTAGTGATGACTGTACGCAACCTCAAGAATGGTAAGAAGAATTAG